The DNA sequence TCTGGCGGTCAAACAAGTACGCCACGCCAGGCTGGGTGGCCGAGCTGGCCGAAAGCAGCCACAGCCGCTCGTCGGTGGTGTTCGACACGGGCACCACATCCAGCCCCGGCAGCTGCCGGCCCACGTTGGCAAAGTCCTGCTCGAAGGCCTTGTCCTTCCACACGCGGCGCAGGCGGTCGTCCTCAAAGCTCACGAACACCGGCTCGTGCGTCTTCTCCGAAAGCACCAGCCCGCCCACGTCCACGCGTCGGAGCGGGTCGGCCTGGTAGGGCTGCTCCTGGCCGGTGGTGGGGTCGAGTAGCATAATTTCGGTCAGGTTACGGGCCGCGCCGCGGTTGGTGGTCAGGTACACATGCTGGTTGTCTTTGGCGAAGCCTTCCACCGCGCTCTGCTCGTCAATCGAGGTTTTGTAGAAAGGCGCCAGCTGGTTGCCCTCCACGCGCAGCCACTCGGTGCTGCCGTCGGGGTTGGCGCGGGCGGCCAGCCGCAGCTGGTCGTTCCAGTCGAACACCCAGCTGCTGATGCGGTCGGTATTTGGGCGCACCAACGTTTTCTCGCCCGTGGCCAGGTTCAGCTTATACAGGTCGTGCCAGGCCTTGTCGCGGTCATTCAGGCCGATGTAGAGCGTGTTGGGGTCGGTCAGGGGCACGTTGAGAATCTGCACCTGCACGCCCTTCAGGCCCGTGAGGTCGCGGGCGGCGGGCACGGCTTGGCCGGCCGCCGGGGCCCCCGCCGGGTTCACGGCGTAGATGTTGAAATTCTCGTCGCCGCCCTTGTCCTGCGCGTACAGCAAATACTTGCCGTCGCGGCTCCAGAAGTAGGTGCGCACCGGCCGCGCTTGTTCGCTAGTCATGGGCCGGGCACTGGTGAAGGGGGCCCGCAACTCTTTCACCCACAAGTTGCGGGTGCCCTGGTAGGGCTTGATAAAGGATAGGAATTTGCCGTCGGGCGAGAGTTGGGCCCCCGAAATCTCAGGGTCGCCAAACAGCAGTTCGCGGTCGATTATTGGCGGCAAAGTGGCCTGGGCCACCGCTAGGCGCGCGGGTACGGCCAGCGCCCAGGCCAGCAGCAGTATGGGGAGGAGCTTACGCATGGCTATCAAAAAAAACTGAGGTGAAGCACTAGCTGCTAGTTACTAATTTATAGCCATATAGTAATACATTAAGCCGCGGAACCGCCCCGGGCCCCCGGGCGCAGGCCCCACCTGCCACCTGAAAAATGCCCTTGCTGCCTGCCTTGGGTATCCTGGGGGCCTGATTTTGCGCCCGGTTGCTGCCCCGGAGCCCAAGTGGCGGCGGCCTACTGGCAACTGCTGCTGCCTGTGCTGCGGCAAACTGGCCAGTGCACTGCCGCCGCTCTCGGTTTGGCCCGTGCTCCGCGCTGGGCCGGGGCCCCAGTCGCCACGGGGCCCCGGCCCAGCGGTGGCTTAGCCGCCGGGCACAAGGTAAAGCATTGATAGGACTAACGCAAAATGTTGCCTTTCAGGCCAAGCGAGGTGGCCCGTCGGTAGTAAACAGCTGTTAATGAGTAATAAAGCCCCAGCGGGGCGGCCCTGGGGTGTGGGTCGCCCCACTGGGGCTTTGACTTTACTAGCACTTACGCAACCGGGCATCCAATAGCCCCAGCGGGGCGGTCTTTCGGTAATAAGTAATTGATTAGTAGAACTAAATTCCCGGCGGGGCGACCCTAACGATTGGGTCGCTCCGCCGGGGCTTTAACGTTTACTTACAGCCATTTACTGCCAACAGGCCGCCCCGCTGGGGCTAAAAGGCATCGTTTTGCGTAGTCCTATTTACTAATCAATTGCTCGCTACCAACGGGCCGCCCCCCTGGGGCCACTGGATGCCCCAGTGCGTAATTCCTGATTGCTTGCTTACCGGCTGCCCCGTCAGTCAGATCATCAGAATGGCCGGGGGACGGCACCGCCTTCGCACAGACGGCGGCGTGAAGCTGCTCACCGGCGTACAGCTCCTGTGCGCGACGGTCACCAATCACCCGGCCAGTGCCGCCCGCCTGGTGCCAGCCGTGGGCTATAGCTTCAAGCAAGCCAAACACTTGCTGCGCTGCAAGCAGCGTGCGCCGCGGCCTATAAAGTTTGCGCTGTGGGCTGGGCTAGAATTTCCAGGCTGGGGGGGCGGGGCGGCCAGCGCCCCCGGCTTGGTCGCGGTCGTCGTCCTCGCTGTCATCGTCGCTCTCGCTGTCGTTGTTTTCCTCGTCGTCTTCCTCGTCGGTGTCGTCTTCGGGTATTTCCTCATCGTCCGTTTCGTCGTTTTCCTCGTCGGGCTCGGGGCCCTCTTCGTCATTGTCGAGGTCGTCAAATACGCGGTCGAGCGAGGCTTCGGCGTGGCGCAGCTTATGGCGGCAGCGGCGGATGAGTTCGGCCGAGCGCTCAACGCGGGCCGTGAGGTCGTCCACATCCACGGCATCGGTTTCGAGGGCACGCAGGATGGTTTCGAGTTCGGCTAAAGATTCGGCGTAGGTGGGCATGGGGGAAGCAGGAATGCGGCTGGGAAGGTAGGCGGGTTGTCAGTTGCTCGTTGTCAATTGTCAGTCAATAATTTATAAGTTCACTAACAACTGACAACTAAGGATGCGAAGGTGGACGGGCCGCGCTTAGCGCTTGGCTTGCAGGGCCCAGAGGCGGCGTTCGGCGCGGTGCAGGTGGCGGGTGGCGGCCAGCTCCAGCCGGTAGCGCAGGTGCAGCAGGTGCTCGCGCCGCCGCTGGTGGTGGCGGGCAAAGCGCTGCTGCAAAGCCCGGGCGCGCTGGCGCAGCAGCAGCAGCTCGTGGGCCAGGACCCGGCGCGCGGCGCGCGGCACCTGGTGGCGGAAGCGCTCGAGGCGCTGGGCCTGCTGCCGCAGCTGTTCGCGGGGGCCCTGGGCGGCCTGGCGGGCGCGCTGGTGCAGGGCGGCGCGGCCAGCGGCCAGGTGGCGCTGCCCGGCGGCGCGGCCCCGGGCCGTGAGGCGGTCGAGGTGGGCGTGGCGTTGGCGCAGGTGGTGGCCGGCGGCCGTACGGATTTTGGTGGCCAAGTGGTGCAGCAGGCCATCGACCCGCGCCAGGCGCTCGACCAGAAAGGCCGCCACGGCGGTGGGCGTTTTCAGGGCCTGGTATGCCGTTAGGTCGGCCAGGGCCTCGTCGCGCTCGTGGCCGATGCCCGTGAGTACAGGCAGCGGGAAGGCGCCCACAGCGGCGGCTAGGCCGTAGTCGTCGAAGGCCAGCAAATCGGTTTTGCTGCCCCCGCCGCGGATAATTACCACGGCCTCGAACTGCCCGCGCCGGGCCCGCACCGCATCCAGCGCCGCCCGGATGCTGGCGGGAGCCTCGTCGCCCTGCATCATGGCCGGGAACAGGGTGAGGGCGAAATCGTAGGGCGCTTCTTCTAATTGGCGCACAAAATCCTGGAAGCCCGCGGCGGTGGGGGAGGAGATGACCGCCAGCCGCTGCGGGGCCAGGGGTAGGGCTAGCCGCTTCTGCCGCTCCAGCAAGCCCTTTATTTCGAGGGTTTGCAGGGCCAGCAGGCGCTGGCGGGCCAGCTCGCCCACGGTGTAGCTGGGGTCAAGGGCCAGCACGTCGAGGCTCAGGCCGTATTGCTCGTGGAAGCGCAGCTGCACCCGCAGCAGCAGCCGTAGGCCCGGGCGCAGGGCCTGGCCGGTGTGCGCCTCGAAGGCCGGTACCACCTGCTGGTAGCGCTGGCTCCAGAGCGTGGCGCGGGCCTGCGCCTTGGTGGGTTGGCCGCGCTCGTCGGTGGCCTGCTCGGTGAGGGTGAGGTAGCAGTGGCCCCCGGCGAAGCGCGGCCGGGTGAGGTCGGCTACCTCGGCCACTACCCAGTACGACTCGGGAAACTGGCGGTGCAGGGCCAGGCGCACGCGGCCCAGCAGCTCGGCTAGCCCCAGCGGGGCGGGCGGCGGGGGCACAGGCACGGGCGCTTCGGAACGGCGGTTGTAGAGCGGCATGGCCGCAAGATACAAGCAGGCCCCCCCGCGGGTTTGGGGGGCCCCGGAATGTGGGCCGGACGGCGCACGGCTTATGTACTTTATGCCTTTACTTTGCGCCCATCTAAATTTTGGCGCGGGCGCTGGCCACGGCGCCCCATCTTTCCCTTTTTTCTTATGTCAAAAGCATCCCACCTGCCCCTGGCGGCCGTGGCCGCTGCCGCGCTGGCCCTGGCCAGCTGCGCCAGCAGCAAGCCCGCTGCTACGGCCGCCGCGCCCGCGCCGGCCGCCCCACCCGTTGCCGCCGCCCCTGCCCCCGACCCCGTGGTGAAGGGCGTCGGCCTCGACCTGACCGGCATGGACACATCGGTGAGCCCATGCGATGATTTCTACCACTACACGTCGGGCAACTGGATGAAGAACACGCCCATCCCGGCCGCTGAGAGCGGCTGGGGCTCGTTCAACATCCTCGCCGAGCGCAACAACGCCACGCTGCGCGCCATTCTGGATGAGTCGGCCCAGCAGGCCCCTACGGCCACCAAGGGCTCGAACCTGCAAAAGGTGGGCGACTTCTACGCCGCCGCCATGGATTCGGCCGCCATCAACAAAGCCGGCCTGCGCTACCTCGCGCCCCATTTGGCCCGCATCGACGCGGTGAAAAACCTGGCCGAGATGCAGCGCCTGCTCTCCGACCCGACCATCTCGCTCGGTGGCGCGTGGTTCGAGTCGGGCGTGTCGCCCGACGATAAAATCAGCTCGCAGTATGCGGTGCAGTTTTCGCAAGGCGGCCTCTCGCTGCCCAACCGCGACTACTACCTCGACCAGGACGCGCGCTCGAAATCCATCCGCGCCGCGTACCAGACCTATCTGGTGAACACCTTCAAGCTGCTCGGCGAGTTCGACGCCGCCGCCAAGGCCCACGCCGCCGCCGTCATGCGCATCGAGACGCGCCTGGCCAAGGCCAGCAAAAAGCCCGTGGACCTGCGCGACCCCTACGCCAACTACAACAAGCTGACGGTGGCCCAGGCCAACAAGGCCTTCCCGAACCTCAACCTGCCGCTGATGCTGAAGGCCGAGGGCCTGGGCACGGCCAAGGAAGTGATTGTGGGCCAGCCCGCATTCCTAAAAGAGGTGAGCGCCATGCTGAAATCGGAGCCGCTGCTCGACCAGAAAACCTACCTGCGCTGGCACCTCACCAGCAGCCTGGTGGGGGCCCTGCCGCAGCAGTTCGGCGACGAGCGGTTCCGCTTCGCGCAGGTGCTGAGCGGCGTCAAGCAGCAGCAGCCCCGCTGGAAGCGCATGCTGCGCAGCACCGACGGGGCCCTGGGCGAAGCCTTCGGCCAGATTTACGTGGAGAAGGCCTTCTCGCCCGCCGCCAAGGCCCGCGCCAAGGAGATGATTGAGAACCTGCGCACCGCCTATGCCGAGCGCATCAACGCCACGGATTGGATGAGCGCCGCTACCAAGGTGGAGGCCATCAAGAAGCTGAACGCCTTCGCCGTGAAAATTGGCTACCCCGACAAGTGGAAGGACTACTCGGCCCTCACCATCACCCGCGCCAGCTACCTGAACGACGTGCTGGCCGCCCGCGCCTGGGCCACCCACGACAACCTGAAGAAGTTCGGCAAGCCGATTGACCGCACCGAGTGGGGCATGACGCCGCCCACGGTGAATGCCTACTACAACCCGGGCATGAACGAAATCGTGTTCCCGGCCGGCATTTTGCAGCCCCCGTTCTACGACCCTAAGGCCGACGACGCGGTGAACTACGGCGGCATCGGCGCCGTGATTGGCCACGAAATGACCCACGGCTTCGACGACCAGGGCCGCCAGTACGATTCCCAGGGCAACCTGAAGGACTGGTGGACCAAGGAGGACGGTGAGAAATTTAACGCCCGCGCCGCCGTGGTGGGCAAGCAGTTTGATGCCTACTCGCCCCTGGATTCGGTGCACGTGAACGGTAAGCTGACGATGGGCGAAAACCTCGCCGACCTCGGGGGCCTCACCATCGCCTACCAGGCGTTTGAGAAAACCCCGCAGGCCAAGGAGCAGGCTAAGCTCGACGGCTTCACGCCCGAGCAGCGCTTCTTCCTGAGCTGGGCCCAGGTGTGGCGCAGCAACGAGCGCCCCGAGGCCACCCGGATGGGCATCCTCACCGACCCGCACGCGCCCAACCAGTTCCGCACCATCGGGCCCCTGCAAAACATGCCCGAGTTCTACAAAGCCTTCGGCTGCCAGGACAACTCCAAAATGGTGCGCGCCCAGGCCGACCGCGCCAAAATCTGGTAACGAATTGTTTGAATCCGCTTTTTTAGAAGCCCTGTTGCCAGCCCTGGCGACGGGGTTTTTTGTTGCGCCCGGGGCCCCTAGCACTCACTTCCGGAGCGCGGTGTGGCGACGCCCAGGGGCCTTAGCGCCCATTCAGCCGTTGCGCAGCTGGGGCGTGGGCTGCTGCCGTTGGGCGCGGGCGCTTAGCCAGGCCCGCACTGGGGCGTCGTAAAACCGCAGGGCGGCCCAGGCCAGCACTAGAAAAAAGCCGAAGAGCGCGCCCATCATCGCCGCCGCCCGCGGGAAGGACGGGTTTGTGGCATTCACCCAGTGCGCGAAGATTTCGACAAACGGAAAGTGCAGCAGGTAGAGTGGGTAGGACAGCCGCCCGGCCGCCCGGCACAGGCCCCCCAATCGCCCCGCGGAGTAGGTGCCCGCCCCCGCCGCTACAATGAACGGAAACACCACCACCACGCAAAATGCCTCGTAGGGCCCCGCGGGCTGGAATGCCGGCGCCGCCAGCACGGCCCCCAGCAGCACCGATAGCACCCAATAGGCCCCGGGCAAGCGGATGCGAATACCACGGCGGTACAGCAGCAGCCCGGCCGCAAACGGAAACGCCACCCGCACCGGCGCCATCCGCAGGTTGTCCCAGCGCCAGCCGCCGTGCAGGTGGCCGTGGTGCACCGCCAATACTACCAGGGCCGTGCCCGCCAGCGCCACTACGGCCAGCAACGCCCGGGGCCCCAGGCGCCGCCCCACGAGTGCATAGGCTATGTTAGCTAGGTATTCTTGCAGCAGCGACCAGCCCGGGCTGTTAAGCTGGGTCATTGCAATGCGGTTGGGCAGGGGTGGAGAGGGCAGTAGCAGGGCCCCCAGGGCCATGCTCAGCACAAGCTGTAGCCCCGCGCCGCGCTGCAGGCCCTCCACGTACGGGTCGAACCAGTAGCAGAGGGCCGCCACTGCAACGCCCAGCACCACCAGCGGGTGCAGGCGCACGAGGCGCAGCCGCAGAAAGTCGCGGACGGTAAGGGCCGGCCAACGGTCGTCGTAGGCGTAGCCCACCACGAAGCCCGACAGCAAAAAGAAGAAATCCACCGCCAGGTACCCGTGCCGCAGCGGGTTATCTTGGTAGTTGTGGAAGAAGCTGCCCAGCAGGTGAAACGCCACTACGAGCAACGCCGCCGTGCCGCGCAAGCCGTCTAAAACCTCAAAGTGCCGCTTCATCAAGCCGTTGTGTCGAATGGGAACGGCCGCAAGGTAGCGCGTCGGGCCAGCCCGCGCCCGATGGGCTAGGTGCGGTAAAGGCGCGCTACCGATGCCATAATCTTGTAGGGCTCTGGGCCGCTCGCTCTTGCAACGCTTGTTAAGAAATGATGTCCTTGCGCTTACTTCACCGTATTCTCTTCTTCAAAGCCAACTCTCCCTCCTATGTTTTCAACCACTATTGTGCGCCGGTTGGGCCTGGCTGCGCTGGGCTTGAGCGGTGTAGCCGCGGCCGTGGCGGCCGGGCCGCCCGCCAAGCCCAAGCCCAAGCCCGTTCCGCCCCAGCAGGGCATCGGCATCAACCTGGCCAACATCGACAACTCGGTGCAGCCCTGTGAGGATTTCTTTCACTACGCCAATGGCAACTGGCTGAAAAACAACCCGGTGCCCGCTGCGGAATCGCGCTGGGGCTCGTTCAACGAGCTGGGCGACCGCAACCAGGCCATTGAGAAGCGCATTCTGATGAAGGCCGCCGCCGGGGCCCGCGCCGCCAAGCCGGGTTCGAACGAGCAGAAAGTGGGCGACTTCTATGCGGCCGCCATGGACTCGATGGCCATCGAGCGCGCCGGCCTGAAGTATCTGCAGCCGCGCCTGACGCAGATTGCCGGCCTGAAAAGCCTGGCCGCCATTCAGCAGTACATGGCCAGCCCGAAGTCAATGTCGACCGGCTGGTACGGCATGGGCGTGGGGCAAGACAGCAAAAACAGCACGGTGTACGCAGTGCAGCTGCGCCAGGGCGGCTTGGGCCTCGGCGACCGCGACTACTACCTGAAGGACGACGCGCGCTCGAAAGCCGTGCGCGCGGGTTATAAAATCTACATGACCAGCATTTTCCAGCTGCTGGGCGATGCGCCGGCGCTGGCCGCCACCAACGCCGAGGCCGTCATCGGGCTCGAAACCAAGCTGGCCCAGGTCAGCCGGAGCCGCGTGGACCTGCGCGACCGCCTCAAGAACTACAACAAGGTGCCCGTGGCCCAGGCTGTGAAGGACTACCCGAATCTGAACCTGCCGCTGCGCCTCAAGGACGCGGGCCTCGCCGGGGCCCAGGACGTCATCATCGGCCAGCCCGAGTTTCTGGCGGCTGTGAACACGCTGCTGGCCAGCACGCCCATTGCCGACCAGCAGCAGTACCTGCGCTGGAACCTGGCGTCGGACGTGACGTCGGCCCTGCCCAAGGTTTACGGCGACGCCGCCTTCCGCTTCCAGCAAGTGCTGACGGGCGCCAAGCAGCAGCAGCCCCGCTGGAAACGCTCGTTGCGCGCCACCGATGGGGCCCTGGGCGAAGCCTTCGGCCAGCTCTACGTAGATGAAGCTTTCTCGCCCGCCGCCAAGGCCCGCGCCAAGCAGATGGTAGAAAACCTGCGCGCCGCCTACGCCGAGCGCATCATGGCCACCGATTGGATGAGCGCCGACACTAAGAAGGAGGCCATCCAGAAGCTGAATGGCTTTGCCGTGAAAATTGGCTACCCTGATAAGTGGAAGGACTACTCGAAGCTGAAAATCGTCCGCGAGAGCGCGCTGCAAAACCTGTTTGCCACCTCCGAGTGGCGCCGCCAGGATAACCTGGGCAAATTTGGCAAGCCAATTGACCGCATGGAATGGGGCATGACGCCGCCCACTGTGAACGCCTACTACAACTCGAGCCTGAATGAAATTGTGTTCCCGGCCGGCATTTTGCAGCCGCCGTTCTACGACCCCAAGGCCGACGACGCGGTGAACTACGGCGGCGTGGGCGCGGTGATTGGCCACGAAATGACCCACGGCTTCGACGACCAGGGCCGCCGCTCGGACGCCAAGGGCAACTTGCGCGACTGGTGGACCAAGGAAGACAACGAGAAGTTCACGGCCAAGGCCGACATGGTGGGCAAGCAGTACGACGCCTTCATGCCGCTGGACTCGGTGCACGTGAACGGCAAGCTGACGATGGGCGAGAACCTGGCCGACATTGGGGGCCTCACCATCGCCCACCAAGCGTTCCAGAAGACGCAGCAGGCTAAGGGCGGCCAGAAAATCGACGGCTTCACGCCCGAGCAGCGTTTCTTCCTGGGCTGGGCCCAGATCTGGCGCGCCAACTCGCGTCCCGAGTACGTGCGCCAGCAAGTGCAAACCGACCCGCACTCGCCCGAGCAGTTCCGCACCAACGGCCCGCTCATGAACATGCCCGAGTTCTACGAAGCCTTCGGCTGCAAGGACGGCAGCAAAATGGTGCGCGCCACCGCCGACCGCTCGCGCATCTGGTAAGCTCTTAACAGCAAGGATTTACAAAAAAACCCAGCCAAACAGGCTGGGTTTTTTTGTGGCCGCTGGGGGCCCTATTTCACCACTTCCACTTTCATCGTGATGTCCTGCACGGGCCATTTGTCGGGCTCCACGGGTACTTGCGAAATCTTGTTCACCACGTCCTGGCCCTCGGTTACCTCGCCAAACACCGTGTACTGGCCGTCGAGCGAGGGCGTGCCGCCCACTGTAGCGTAGGCGCGCAGCTGCGCAGGCGTCAGGCGGCGGGGCGTCATGGCCTGGGCCTGGCGGGCGTCGAGCTTTTCGCCCATCACGAAGAAAAAATCGGTGTTCGATGAGAGCCGGCCGGGGTTTTCGTCATCGTCGTAGCGGGCCATGCCCAAGGCCCCCTGGTGGTGGAAGTGGCCGGGCCGGAACTCGGGCGGCAGGCGGTAGCGGTGCAGCCGGATGGTGCGGGGCCCCGCCGTTTGGCCGCCCTGCACGGCAAAGCCCCGCACCACGCGGTTGAACATGGTTTCGCTGAACACGCCCTTGCGGGTGAGCAGCAGGAAGTTGGCCTTGTGGATGGGCGTATCGTCGTACAAGTGTACCCGGATTTTGCCGAAGCGCGTGGTGAACAGCACTTCCGAGCCGGGGTACTGCTTCCCGTAGGCGAGCAGCGCGGCCGGCGCCGTTTCATCGGTAAGGGCGGCGATGTCGGGGCCCGGTACCACGGGCCGGGCGGCGGGCGCGGCGGCGGGCGGCGGGGCCTGGTGGCAGGCGGCGGCCAGCAGCGCCACGGCCAGCGCCGCGGGCGCCAAACGGAGGGAAGGAAACATACGGGAGAGGGAACGGGACGGCAACGGCGGGCAAGATACTACGGCCGCCAGGGCCCCGGGGCCCCCGCCCGGCCGTAAAAAAGCCCGTGCCGGGCGGCACGGGCTCTTCGGTTAGGCAAAGCGCCTGGTTGCGCAGCGGCCGGCCCGCCGGGGCCCCAGCCCGCGCTACCAGGGAATGGCGGTGCTGGTGGTTTTGGTCTTGGTGGTGCCGCCGGGGCCCTTGCTCTTGGTTTTGACCTTGACTGGGGCGGTGGCTTTGGCCGTGGCTTTGGCCGTGGCTTTGGCGGGGGCCCCGGCCGGGGCGGCGCCGGGGTCGGGCGTGGCTGGGGTTTCGGGCACGTCCTCGGCCTGCACGGCGGGGGCCTCTTGGGCGGCCTTTATTTCGTCGGGGTTTTCTACGCGTTTTTCGGTGCGCTGGGCAAGCAATAGGTGGTCTTGCGCGAGGGTGTTTTTCTTAGCAGCGGCCAGCTCGGTTTCCAGGCGCACTTTCTCGTCTTTGCTGAGGCGGTTGGGTGTCATGAGCTGGTTGAGGTCGGGCTTGCCACCGTTTTGCCAGGCCGTGAGCCAGAGCGAGGCCACCGCCGTGGGGGCCAGCTTGAGGCGGTTGGCCACCATGCCGCCCACCAGCTTCTCGTACTCGGCCGCGAAGGCGTCGGAGTAGCGGCGCTGGGTTTTGCCGTAGCGGTGCGAAAACGTGTAGCGCTCGGGCCCCGGCATCATTTTTTCCACCTTGCTAACCCGGTCAAACGTCTCGGTCAGGAAGCCGTAGCTGCGCTGCACCGTGCCCCAGGCCTCGGCCAGCGGGTCTTTTACGTAGGAAGCCGGCTCGTAGGTGATATTGTACTCGGTGATGTACTTCTCGGGCAGGGCGCTTTCCCAGAGGCTGTGCAGGCCGGCCTGGTTCGTCAGCTGCCCGTCGTAGTTGATGGTGGTGTGCAGCGGCACGAAGGCGTCGCTCACGTAGTGCCCCAGCTCGGCCGAATACTTGATGATGGCCACCGTGTCGTGCTCCCGGAAGGCGTTGGTGAGCTTTTCGGTGTTTTCGGCGATGGCCCACGGCACGGTGCCGTACTTTTTCAGCGTGTCAGCCGAGAATTTTTCCACCGCCGCCGCATAGTCCTGCGGCACCTTGCCGAAGGGGTTGTCCTCCGAGTAGTGGTCCATGTCGATGAAGTGGCGGCTGGCCTCGTCGGGGTCGGTGTTGCGGCGCTCGTCGGGGGCCGTGCTTTGGCGCACCAGCTCGGGCAGGTGGCGGAAATAAAATGCCTGCATGCTGCCGGGCAGCCGGTACACGGCCACCTGCGTGATGAGGCGGTGGCCAAAAAAGCCCCAGGCCCCGGCCGAGCCCACCGCCAGCAGCGCCAGCACGACCGGTAAGAATAATTTTTTCATAAGGAAGTAAAATAGGATAAATGCCGCTAAGAGCGGTTTGCCAGCGAAGGTCGGCAGAAGCAGGCATTTGTTGGGTGCCGGGCCCCAAAAAGTAGTAACCGGTGGCTGGGCCACGCGAAATAACCACCAACCTACAAGGGCACAGCCCCGTTGTAGACCTGGGCCGGCCCGGTAATATTCCGCGATTACGCGCCCACATAATTAGAGAATCGCATCAATCGATTGAAAATATTTATACTATTTGCGCAATGGATTGCGTAGTTCTAGTACATTTGTTCATCTAGTTCTCTTTCCCACCCAGCCTTGCTGCTTAAGCGGCCAACAAAATACCCGGTTTCCTGCGAAGGGAACCGGGTATTTTATTTTTCAGCCCAGAAATTATTTGCCAATAAGCAATTTATTTTCAATTACTTATTGACGTACACCTCACCGGCTTTCATCACGAAGCTGGGGTGCATGAGGGTCGTAATGTCTTGGAGCGGATTGCCATCCAGGGCCACTACGTCGGCGAGCTTGCCGGCTTCCAGGGTCCCCAGGTTGGCTGTTTCGTTGAGCAGCGCGGCGGCGTTGAGCGTGGCGCTACGAATGGCTTCGATGGGGGGCATGCCGGCCTCGGTCATGTAGCCAAATTCCAGCGCGTTCTGGCCGTGGCGGTACACACCCGCGTCGGTGCCGAAGGCTACCCGCACCCCTTCCTTAATGGCCCGGCCGAAGGTGGCCTGAAGCTGCGAGCCAATGCTGAGGGCCTTGGCCGCGATTACGGGCGGGAAATAGCCGGGATGCTGCCGCGTGGTATCGGCCACCGACTTGCCGGCAATG is a window from the Hymenobacter nivis genome containing:
- the xseA gene encoding exodeoxyribonuclease VII large subunit — encoded protein: MPLYNRRSEAPVPVPPPPAPLGLAELLGRVRLALHRQFPESYWVVAEVADLTRPRFAGGHCYLTLTEQATDERGQPTKAQARATLWSQRYQQVVPAFEAHTGQALRPGLRLLLRVQLRFHEQYGLSLDVLALDPSYTVGELARQRLLALQTLEIKGLLERQKRLALPLAPQRLAVISSPTAAGFQDFVRQLEEAPYDFALTLFPAMMQGDEAPASIRAALDAVRARRGQFEAVVIIRGGGSKTDLLAFDDYGLAAAVGAFPLPVLTGIGHERDEALADLTAYQALKTPTAVAAFLVERLARVDGLLHHLATKIRTAAGHHLRQRHAHLDRLTARGRAAGQRHLAAGRAALHQRARQAAQGPREQLRQQAQRLERFRHQVPRAARRVLAHELLLLRQRARALQQRFARHHQRRREHLLHLRYRLELAATRHLHRAERRLWALQAKR
- the xseB gene encoding exodeoxyribonuclease VII small subunit, translated to MPTYAESLAELETILRALETDAVDVDDLTARVERSAELIRRCRHKLRHAEASLDRVFDDLDNDEEGPEPDEENDETDDEEIPEDDTDEEDDEENNDSESDDDSEDDDRDQAGGAGRPAPPAWKF
- a CDS encoding M13 family metallopeptidase → MFSTTIVRRLGLAALGLSGVAAAVAAGPPAKPKPKPVPPQQGIGINLANIDNSVQPCEDFFHYANGNWLKNNPVPAAESRWGSFNELGDRNQAIEKRILMKAAAGARAAKPGSNEQKVGDFYAAAMDSMAIERAGLKYLQPRLTQIAGLKSLAAIQQYMASPKSMSTGWYGMGVGQDSKNSTVYAVQLRQGGLGLGDRDYYLKDDARSKAVRAGYKIYMTSIFQLLGDAPALAATNAEAVIGLETKLAQVSRSRVDLRDRLKNYNKVPVAQAVKDYPNLNLPLRLKDAGLAGAQDVIIGQPEFLAAVNTLLASTPIADQQQYLRWNLASDVTSALPKVYGDAAFRFQQVLTGAKQQQPRWKRSLRATDGALGEAFGQLYVDEAFSPAAKARAKQMVENLRAAYAERIMATDWMSADTKKEAIQKLNGFAVKIGYPDKWKDYSKLKIVRESALQNLFATSEWRRQDNLGKFGKPIDRMEWGMTPPTVNAYYNSSLNEIVFPAGILQPPFYDPKADDAVNYGGVGAVIGHEMTHGFDDQGRRSDAKGNLRDWWTKEDNEKFTAKADMVGKQYDAFMPLDSVHVNGKLTMGENLADIGGLTIAHQAFQKTQQAKGGQKIDGFTPEQRFFLGWAQIWRANSRPEYVRQQVQTDPHSPEQFRTNGPLMNMPEFYEAFGCKDGSKMVRATADRSRIW
- a CDS encoding M13 family metallopeptidase gives rise to the protein MSKASHLPLAAVAAAALALASCASSKPAATAAAPAPAAPPVAAAPAPDPVVKGVGLDLTGMDTSVSPCDDFYHYTSGNWMKNTPIPAAESGWGSFNILAERNNATLRAILDESAQQAPTATKGSNLQKVGDFYAAAMDSAAINKAGLRYLAPHLARIDAVKNLAEMQRLLSDPTISLGGAWFESGVSPDDKISSQYAVQFSQGGLSLPNRDYYLDQDARSKSIRAAYQTYLVNTFKLLGEFDAAAKAHAAAVMRIETRLAKASKKPVDLRDPYANYNKLTVAQANKAFPNLNLPLMLKAEGLGTAKEVIVGQPAFLKEVSAMLKSEPLLDQKTYLRWHLTSSLVGALPQQFGDERFRFAQVLSGVKQQQPRWKRMLRSTDGALGEAFGQIYVEKAFSPAAKARAKEMIENLRTAYAERINATDWMSAATKVEAIKKLNAFAVKIGYPDKWKDYSALTITRASYLNDVLAARAWATHDNLKKFGKPIDRTEWGMTPPTVNAYYNPGMNEIVFPAGILQPPFYDPKADDAVNYGGIGAVIGHEMTHGFDDQGRQYDSQGNLKDWWTKEDGEKFNARAAVVGKQFDAYSPLDSVHVNGKLTMGENLADLGGLTIAYQAFEKTPQAKEQAKLDGFTPEQRFFLSWAQVWRSNERPEATRMGILTDPHAPNQFRTIGPLQNMPEFYKAFGCQDNSKMVRAQADRAKIW
- a CDS encoding acyltransferase family protein — translated: MKRHFEVLDGLRGTAALLVVAFHLLGSFFHNYQDNPLRHGYLAVDFFFLLSGFVVGYAYDDRWPALTVRDFLRLRLVRLHPLVVLGVAVAALCYWFDPYVEGLQRGAGLQLVLSMALGALLLPSPPLPNRIAMTQLNSPGWSLLQEYLANIAYALVGRRLGPRALLAVVALAGTALVVLAVHHGHLHGGWRWDNLRMAPVRVAFPFAAGLLLYRRGIRIRLPGAYWVLSVLLGAVLAAPAFQPAGPYEAFCVVVVFPFIVAAGAGTYSAGRLGGLCRAAGRLSYPLYLLHFPFVEIFAHWVNATNPSFPRAAAMMGALFGFFLVLAWAALRFYDAPVRAWLSARAQRQQPTPQLRNG
- a CDS encoding S9 family peptidase yields the protein MRKLLPILLLAWALAVPARLAVAQATLPPIIDRELLFGDPEISGAQLSPDGKFLSFIKPYQGTRNLWVKELRAPFTSARPMTSEQARPVRTYFWSRDGKYLLYAQDKGGDENFNIYAVNPAGAPAAGQAVPAARDLTGLKGVQVQILNVPLTDPNTLYIGLNDRDKAWHDLYKLNLATGEKTLVRPNTDRISSWVFDWNDQLRLAARANPDGSTEWLRVEGNQLAPFYKTSIDEQSAVEGFAKDNQHVYLTTNRGAARNLTEIMLLDPTTGQEQPYQADPLRRVDVGGLVLSEKTHEPVFVSFEDDRLRRVWKDKAFEQDFANVGRQLPGLDVVPVSNTTDERLWLLSASSATQPGVAYLFDRQTKQLTKQYETRPQLHAADLADMKVVRYKSSDGLEIPAYLTLPKGVAAKSLPVIILPHGGPWSRTAYGFNALHQFLANRGYAVLSPNFRASTGYGKQFLNAGNGEWGRKMQDDLTWGVQYLVAQGIADPQRVGIMGGSYGGYATLAGVAFTPDLYSAAVAIVAPSNLTTLLNAIPPYWEAGRKQMYARMADPGTAEGRAALARMSPLGSADKIKTPLLVVQGANDPRVNKAEADQIVVALRDRHYPVQYLLAPDEGHGFARPVNNMAMYAATEKFLATQLHGRYQAGMTPAVAQRLAEITVDPKTVTLAAPITAIK